The Neovison vison isolate M4711 chromosome 10, ASM_NN_V1, whole genome shotgun sequence genome has a segment encoding these proteins:
- the LOC122918625 gene encoding influenza virus NS1A-binding protein produces the protein MIPNGYLMFEDENFIESSVAKLNALRKSGQFCDVRLQVCGHEMLAHRAVLACCSPYLFEIFNSDSDPHGISHVKFDDLNPEAVEVLLNYAYTAQLKADKELVKDVYSAAKKLKMDRVKQVCGDYLLSRMDVTSCISYRNFASCMGDSRLLNKVDAYIQEHLLQISEEEEFLKLPRLKLEVMLEDNVCLPSNGKLYTKVINWVQRSIWENGDSLEELMEEVQTLYYSADHKLLDGNLLDGQAEVFGSDDDHIQFVQKKPPRENGHKPISSSSTGCLSSPNATVQSPKHEWKIIASEKTSNNTYLCLAVLDGIFCVIFLHGRNSPQSSPTSTPKLIKSLSFEMQPDELIEKPMSPMQYARSGLGTAEMNGKLIAAGGYNREECLRTVECYDPHTDHWSFLAPMRTPRARFQMAVLMGQLYVVGGSNGHSDDLSCGEMYDPSVDDWTPVPELRTNRCNAGVCALNGKLYIVGGSDPYGQKGLKNCDVFDPVTKSWTSCAPLNIRRHQAAVCELGGFLYIIGGAESWNCLNTVERYNPENNTWTLIAPMNVARRGAGVAVLDGKLFVGGGFDGSHAISCVEMYDPTRNEWKMMRNMTSPRSNAGIATVGNTIYAVGGFDGNEFLNTVEVYNLESNEWSPYTKIFQF, from the exons atgaTTCCCAACGGATATTTAATGTTTGAAGACGAAAATTTTATTGAGTCTTCTGTTGCCAAATTAAATGCCCTGAGGAAAAGTGGCCAGTTCTGTGATGTTCGACTTCAG GTCTGTGGCCATGAGATGTTAGCACACAGAGCAGTCCTGGCTTGCTGCAGTCCctatttatttgaaatctttaaTAGTGATAGTGATCCTCATGGAATTTCTCATGTTAAATTTGATGATCTCAATCCAGAAGCTGTTGAAGTCTTACTGAATTACGCCTACACTGCTCA gttgAAAGCCGATAAAGAATTGGTAAAAGATGTCTATTCTGCAGCAAAAAAGCTGAAGATGGACCGAGTAAAGCAG GTTTGTGGTGATTATTTGCTATCTAGAATGGATGTTACCAGCTGCATCTCTTACCGAAATTTTGCAAGTTGTATGGGAGACTCCCGTTTGTTGAATAAGGTTGATGCTTATATTCAGGAGCATTTGTTACAAATTTCAGAAGAGGAGGAGTTTCTTAAACTTCCACGGCTAAAG TTGGAGGTAATGCTTGAAGATAATGTCTGCTTGCCCAGCAATGGCAAATTATACACAAAGGTAATCAACTGGGTGCAGCGTAGCATCTGGGAGAATGGAGACAGTCTGGAAGAGCTGATGGAAGAG GTTCAAACCTTGTACTACTCAGCTGATCACAAGCTGCTTGATGGGAACCTACTAGATGGACAGGCTGAGGTGTTTGGCAGTGATGATGACCACATTCAGTTTGTGCAG AAAAAGCCACCACGTGAGAATGGCCATAAGCCGATAAGTAGCAGTTCCACTGGATGTCTCTCTTCTCCAAATGCTACAGTGCAAAGCCCTAAGCATGAATGGAAAATCATTGCTTCGGAAAAGACTTCAA ATAACACTTACTTGTGCCTGGCTGTGCTGGATGGTATATTCTGTGTAATTTTCCTTCATGGGCGAAACAGCCCACAGAGCTCACCAACGAGTACTCCAAAACTAATTAAAAGTTTAAGCTTTGAGATGCAACCAGATGAGCTAATAGAAAAGCCCATGTCTCCCATGCAGTATGCACGGTCTGGCCTGGGGACAGCAGAGATGAACGGCAAGCTGATAGCAGCAG GTGGCTATAACAGAGAGGAGTGTCTTCGAACAGTCGAATGCTATGATCCACATACAGATCACTGGTCCTTTCTTGCTCCCATGAGAACACCAAGGGCTCGGTTTCAAATGGCTGTACTCATG GGCCAACTCTATGTGGTAGGTGGGTCGAACGGCCACTCAGACGACCTGAGCTGTGGAGAGATGTATGATCCAAGCGTAGATGACTGGACTCCGGTTCCAGAATTGAGAACTAACCGTTGTAATGCAG GAGTATGTGCTCTGAATGGGAAATTATACATCGTTGGTGGCTCTGATCCATATGGTCAAAAAGGACTGAAAAACTGTGATGTATTTGATCCTGTAACAAAGTCATGGACAAGCTGTGCTCCTCTTAACATTC GTAGACACCAGGCTGCAGTCTGTGAGCTTGGTGGGTTTTTGTACATAATTGGAGGTGCAGAGTCTTGGAATTGCCTGAACACAGTAGAACGTTACAATCCTGAAAATAACACCTGGACTTTAATTGCACCCATGAATGTGGCTAGGCGAGGAGCTGGCGTAGCTGTTCTTGATG gaAAATTGTTTGTAGGTGGTGGTTTTGATGGTTCTCATGCCATCAGTTGTGTGGAGATGTACGACCCAACGAGAAATGAATGGAAGATGATGCGAAACATGACTTCACCAAGGAGCAACGCCGGGATTGCAACTGTAGGGAACACCATTTATGCAGTGGGCGGATTTGACGGCAATGAATTTCTGAATACGGTGGAAGTGTATAACCTCGAGTCAAATGAGTGGAGCCCCTACACGAAGATTTTCCAGTTTTAA